The following are encoded together in the Vigna angularis cultivar LongXiaoDou No.4 chromosome 9, ASM1680809v1, whole genome shotgun sequence genome:
- the LOC108347089 gene encoding protein PIN-LIKES 3-like isoform X2, whose protein sequence is MEFWDLFLVALMPVLKVLLITALGTILAIDRFNILGETARKNLNTMVYFVFSPTLVCSSLAETITLRSVVRLWFMPVNILLTFVIGTVLGLLVVKLTRVPNHLQGLVLGCCAAGNLGNLPIIIVPAVCKQSGNPFGDVNVCTKNALAYASLSMALGSVYIWSYAYNLVRLYAPKICNEAKIAENSMENPMSITKTDAENPSTCSTGLPFGIVVGDKSQSQDHVKNFEIHSTNSDHGKTGEAQKGEMIMKQLKTLVKKINLKILFTPSTIGAIVGLIIGVVPQFRKLLIGDKASLRAVEDSVIMVGYACIPVMTLLVGANLMKGIGVGIVKGAIRLGLIRPDPLYEFLLLLQFALPPAVSLSTITQLFGAGEGECSVIMLATYSCAAVSVTLWSTFYMWLVL, encoded by the exons ATGGAGTTTTGGGACCTTTTCCTTGTTGCATTAATGCCAGTTTTAAAAGTGTTGCTAATTACTGCATTGGGAACAATCCTTGCAATTGATCGCTTTAACATACTCGGAGAAACTGCCAGGAAAAATCTCAATACT ATGGTATATTTTGTCTTTTCTCCAACTCTAGTTTGTAGCAGCTTAGCTGAAACAATAACTCTAAGAAGTGTGGTTAGACT GTGGTTCATGCCTGTCAATATTCTTCTCACATTTGTTATTGGAACAGTTCTTGGATTGTTGGTTGTTAAACTAACTAGAGTTCCTAATCATCTGCAAGGCCTTGTCTTAGGATGTTGTGCAGCAG GAAATCTGGGAAATTTGCCAATAATTATAGTTCCTGCAGTGTGTAAACAAAGTGGCAATCCTTTTGGAGATGTGAATGTTTGCACCAAAAATGCATTAGCATATGCTTCTCTATCAATGGCG ttaggATCAGTTTACATCTGGTCTTATGCATACAACCTTGTTCGATTATATGCACCAAAAATTTGCAACGAAGCCAAAATTGCAGAAAATTCCATGGAGAATCCAATGTCCATAACAAAAACTGATGCAGAGAACCCTTCAACATGTTCCACAGGATTACCTTTTGGCATTGTTGTTGGTGATAAATCACAATCTCAAGATCATGTCAAGAACTTTGAAATCCACTCTACAAACTCTGATCATGGAAAAACAGGGGAG GCACAAAAAGGGGAAATGATCATGAAACAACTGAAAACattggtaaaaaaaatcaacctGAAGATTCTATTCACACCCTCCACAATTGGGGCT ATTGTTGGTTTAATAATTGGTGTAGTTCCTCAATTTCGAAAACTTCTGATTGGAGATAAAGCTTCTCTCCGTGCGGTTGAGGACTCTGTAATAATGGTGGg GTATGCATGCATTCCAGTAATGACTTTGTTGGTTGGAGCAAATCTTATGAAAG GAATTGGTGTAGGCATAGTTAAAGGAGCTATTCGTTTAGGGTTGATTCGTCCTGATCCATTGTATGAGTTTCTTCTGCTCCTTCAGTTTGCACTTCCTCCTGCAGTATCACTCA GTACAATCACTCAATTATTTGGAGCTGGTGAGGGTGAATGCTCAGTAATAATGTTAGCAACTTATTCTTGTGCTGCAGTTTCAGTAACACTTTGGTCTACATTTTATATGTGGCTTGTactatag
- the LOC108347089 gene encoding protein PIN-LIKES 3-like isoform X1: MEFWDLFLVALMPVLKVLLITALGTILAIDRFNILGETARKNLNTMVYFVFSPTLVCSSLAETITLRSVVRLWFMPVNILLTFVIGTVLGLLVVKLTRVPNHLQGLVLGCCAAGNLGNLPIIIVPAVCKQSGNPFGDVNVCTKNALAYASLSMALGSVYIWSYAYNLVRLYAPKICNEAKIAENSMENPMSITKTDAENPSTCSTGLPFGIVVGDKSQSQDHVKNFEIHSTNSDHGKTGEAQKGEMIMKQLKTLVKKINLKILFTPSTIGAIVGLIIGVVPQFRKLLIGDKASLRAVEDSVIMVGYACIPVMTLLVGANLMKGLNEFGKQFAAIVGITMMRCIVLPGIGVGIVKGAIRLGLIRPDPLYEFLLLLQFALPPAVSLSTITQLFGAGEGECSVIMLATYSCAAVSVTLWSTFYMWLVL; the protein is encoded by the exons ATGGAGTTTTGGGACCTTTTCCTTGTTGCATTAATGCCAGTTTTAAAAGTGTTGCTAATTACTGCATTGGGAACAATCCTTGCAATTGATCGCTTTAACATACTCGGAGAAACTGCCAGGAAAAATCTCAATACT ATGGTATATTTTGTCTTTTCTCCAACTCTAGTTTGTAGCAGCTTAGCTGAAACAATAACTCTAAGAAGTGTGGTTAGACT GTGGTTCATGCCTGTCAATATTCTTCTCACATTTGTTATTGGAACAGTTCTTGGATTGTTGGTTGTTAAACTAACTAGAGTTCCTAATCATCTGCAAGGCCTTGTCTTAGGATGTTGTGCAGCAG GAAATCTGGGAAATTTGCCAATAATTATAGTTCCTGCAGTGTGTAAACAAAGTGGCAATCCTTTTGGAGATGTGAATGTTTGCACCAAAAATGCATTAGCATATGCTTCTCTATCAATGGCG ttaggATCAGTTTACATCTGGTCTTATGCATACAACCTTGTTCGATTATATGCACCAAAAATTTGCAACGAAGCCAAAATTGCAGAAAATTCCATGGAGAATCCAATGTCCATAACAAAAACTGATGCAGAGAACCCTTCAACATGTTCCACAGGATTACCTTTTGGCATTGTTGTTGGTGATAAATCACAATCTCAAGATCATGTCAAGAACTTTGAAATCCACTCTACAAACTCTGATCATGGAAAAACAGGGGAG GCACAAAAAGGGGAAATGATCATGAAACAACTGAAAACattggtaaaaaaaatcaacctGAAGATTCTATTCACACCCTCCACAATTGGGGCT ATTGTTGGTTTAATAATTGGTGTAGTTCCTCAATTTCGAAAACTTCTGATTGGAGATAAAGCTTCTCTCCGTGCGGTTGAGGACTCTGTAATAATGGTGGg GTATGCATGCATTCCAGTAATGACTTTGTTGGTTGGAGCAAATCTTATGAAAG gtttgaatgaatttggaaagCAATTTGCAGCGATTGTTGGAATCACTATGATGAGATGTATTGTCTTGCCAGGAATTGGTGTAGGCATAGTTAAAGGAGCTATTCGTTTAGGGTTGATTCGTCCTGATCCATTGTATGAGTTTCTTCTGCTCCTTCAGTTTGCACTTCCTCCTGCAGTATCACTCA GTACAATCACTCAATTATTTGGAGCTGGTGAGGGTGAATGCTCAGTAATAATGTTAGCAACTTATTCTTGTGCTGCAGTTTCAGTAACACTTTGGTCTACATTTTATATGTGGCTTGTactatag
- the LOC108346804 gene encoding protein PIN-LIKES 3-like has product MEFWKLFFVALMPVLKVLLITALGTILAIDRFNILGQTARKNLNTMVYFVFAPALLCTSLAETITLGSVVRLWFMPLNILLTFVIGTVLGLLLVKLTRVPNHLQGLVLGCCAAGNLGNLPIIIVPAVCKQSGNPFGDVKVCTKNALAYASLSMALGSVYTWSYAYHLVRLYASKFCNEAKIAENSMVNPMSITKTDPENPSTCSTGLPFVSVVGDKSQSQDHVKNLEIHYTDDGKTREAQKGEMMMEKVKTWVKKINLKILFTPSIIGTIVGLIIGVVPQFRRVLIGDKAPLRVVEDTAVMVGYACIPLVTLLVGANLIKGLNGVGKQFTLIVGITGMRCIILPGIGVVIVKGAIRLGLIHPDPLYQFLLLLQFALPPAVSLGTITQLFGAGEGECSVIMFATYSCAAISVTLWSTFYMWLVL; this is encoded by the exons ATGGAGTTTTGGAAGCTTTTCTTTGTTGCATTAATGCCAGTTTTGAAAGTGTTGCTAATTACTGCATTGGGAACAATTCTTGCAATTGATCGCTTTAACATACTCGGACAAACTGCCAGGAAAAATCTGAACACT ATGGTATATTTTGTCTTTGCTCCAGCTCTACTTTGTACCAGCTTAGCTGAAACAATAACTCTAGGAAGTGTGGTTAGACT GTGGTTCATGCCTCTCAACATTCTTCTTACATTTGTTATTGGAACAGTTCTTGGATTGTTACTTGTTAAACTAACCAGAGTTCCTAATCATCTCCAAGGCCTTGTTTTAGGGTGTTGTGCAGCAG GAAATCTGGGAAATTTGCCAATAATTATAGTTCCTGCAGTGTGTAAACAAAGTGGCAATCCTTTTGGAGATGTGAAAGTTTGCACCAAAAATGCATTAGCATATGCTTCTCTATCAATGGCG TTAGGATCAGTTTACACCTGGTCTTATGCATATCACCTTGTTCGATTATATGCATCAAAATTTTGCAACGAAGCCAAAATTGCAGAAAATTCCATGGTGAATCCAATGTCCATAACAAAAACTGACCCAGAGAACCCTTCAACATGTTCCACAGGATTACCATTTGTCAGTGTTGTTGGTGATAAATCACAATCTCAAGATCATGTCAAGAACTTGGAAATCCACTATACAGATGATGGAAAAACAAGGGAG GCACAAAAAGGGGAAATGATGATGGAAAAAGTGAAAACATGggtaaaaaaaatcaacctGAAGATTCTATTCACACCCTCCATAATTGGGACG ATTGTTGGTTTAATAATTGGTGTAGTTCCTCAATTTCGAAGAGTTCTAATTGGAGATAAAGCTCCTCTTCGTGTGGTTGAGGACACTGCAGTGATGGTGGG gTATGCATGCATTCCACTAGTGACTTTGTTGGTTGGAGCAAATCTTATCAAAg GTTTGAATGGAGTTGGAAAGCAATTTACATTGATTGTTGGAATTACTGGGATGAGATGCATTATCTTACCAGGAATTGGTGTAGTCATAGTTAAAGGAGCTATTCGTTTAGGGTTAATCCACCCTGATCCATTGTATCAGTTTCTTTTGCTACTTCAGTTTGCACTTCCTCCTGCAGTATCACTCG GTACAATCACTCAATTATTTGGAGCTGGTGAGGGTGAATGCTCAGTTATAATGTTTGCAACTTATTCTTGTGCTGCAATTTCAGTAACACTTTGGTCTACATTTTATATGTGGCTTGTactatag
- the LOC108347089 gene encoding protein PIN-LIKES 3-like isoform X3 gives MEFWDLFLVALMPVLKVLLITALGTILAIDRFNILGETARKNLNTMVYFVFSPTLVCSSLAETITLRSVVRLWFMPVNILLTFVIGTVLGLLVVKLTRVPNHLQGLVLGCCAAGNLGNLPIIIVPAVCKQSGNPFGDVNVCTKNALAYASLSMALGSVYIWSYAYNLVRLYAPKICNEAKIAENSMENPMSITKTDAENPSTCSTGLPFGIVVGDKSQSQDHVKNFEIHSTNSDHGKTGEIVGLIIGVVPQFRKLLIGDKASLRAVEDSVIMVGYACIPVMTLLVGANLMKGLNEFGKQFAAIVGITMMRCIVLPGIGVGIVKGAIRLGLIRPDPLYEFLLLLQFALPPAVSLSTITQLFGAGEGECSVIMLATYSCAAVSVTLWSTFYMWLVL, from the exons ATGGAGTTTTGGGACCTTTTCCTTGTTGCATTAATGCCAGTTTTAAAAGTGTTGCTAATTACTGCATTGGGAACAATCCTTGCAATTGATCGCTTTAACATACTCGGAGAAACTGCCAGGAAAAATCTCAATACT ATGGTATATTTTGTCTTTTCTCCAACTCTAGTTTGTAGCAGCTTAGCTGAAACAATAACTCTAAGAAGTGTGGTTAGACT GTGGTTCATGCCTGTCAATATTCTTCTCACATTTGTTATTGGAACAGTTCTTGGATTGTTGGTTGTTAAACTAACTAGAGTTCCTAATCATCTGCAAGGCCTTGTCTTAGGATGTTGTGCAGCAG GAAATCTGGGAAATTTGCCAATAATTATAGTTCCTGCAGTGTGTAAACAAAGTGGCAATCCTTTTGGAGATGTGAATGTTTGCACCAAAAATGCATTAGCATATGCTTCTCTATCAATGGCG ttaggATCAGTTTACATCTGGTCTTATGCATACAACCTTGTTCGATTATATGCACCAAAAATTTGCAACGAAGCCAAAATTGCAGAAAATTCCATGGAGAATCCAATGTCCATAACAAAAACTGATGCAGAGAACCCTTCAACATGTTCCACAGGATTACCTTTTGGCATTGTTGTTGGTGATAAATCACAATCTCAAGATCATGTCAAGAACTTTGAAATCCACTCTACAAACTCTGATCATGGAAAAACAGGGGAG ATTGTTGGTTTAATAATTGGTGTAGTTCCTCAATTTCGAAAACTTCTGATTGGAGATAAAGCTTCTCTCCGTGCGGTTGAGGACTCTGTAATAATGGTGGg GTATGCATGCATTCCAGTAATGACTTTGTTGGTTGGAGCAAATCTTATGAAAG gtttgaatgaatttggaaagCAATTTGCAGCGATTGTTGGAATCACTATGATGAGATGTATTGTCTTGCCAGGAATTGGTGTAGGCATAGTTAAAGGAGCTATTCGTTTAGGGTTGATTCGTCCTGATCCATTGTATGAGTTTCTTCTGCTCCTTCAGTTTGCACTTCCTCCTGCAGTATCACTCA GTACAATCACTCAATTATTTGGAGCTGGTGAGGGTGAATGCTCAGTAATAATGTTAGCAACTTATTCTTGTGCTGCAGTTTCAGTAACACTTTGGTCTACATTTTATATGTGGCTTGTactatag